GGAGAAGGCTAAACCAACACTCAAGGGAGTGGAACAGACCGCCATAACCAAGGCGAAGCGGAAAAGGGTAAAGATACCCGCTCATGTCAAGGCAGCGTTAGGAAAAGATTAGGTTTAATTTGCTAGATAAATATACGATAAAGAAAAGTAAATTGCAGCAGTGTCGTTAGATAGCCATATATTGTCAATGGGTAGAACGTGTAATAATTAAGTCGTTACCTTCAATTTACAAGAACATTAATATGTTAAAGCAGTTTAACTAGCTCTCATAACTATAAATTATAGGCTTTTAATAACTTTTCAATGACTTGAGGAATATAGATATTAAATAGGTTAGAAAATGATCAATATGATCATTCTAGAATTCAGCAGATTAAGCTTTAGGTTTGATTAACCCAAGATTAGCAGAActaatatttctttttcaacTTACCTAAATTTTCAATCCCACTGTGCCTGCCCAGATTATCGCAATCAAAACGCAAACTCGACTTAATCTTGTGTACATATTTATACACttttttacataattaaacattgtACAATAGTATAAAAGTTGACTGAGAACCACTTGGAGGAGTAAGAGGAGGGAGAGGGCTTAGATCGACAGATCTTCTCATAGTTTTCCCTCGCGAATCTTGTTCAGCGTCTTCTCGGTCATGAACTGACCCAGTATCTTGGTCAACGTGGGATTCCTGGCGCAGTAGGCCAATAGATTGACCGGAAATAGACCACACCAGGTGAGATCCATCTTATTGGCCAAGGCAACGGCGAAGAGGTCTCCACATCTCTGGGCAGTCATGCGTTTCTGATTGGCCGTACTGAGGCCCACCTTTCCGCCCTGTGATCCCGTGAAGGCCTCCTGCAGGAAGTCCGTGGCAATGGGTCCCGGGGCAAAGATGCTGATGTCCAGCTTACGCATTTCCACCTTCAGGGATAGCAAATAGGCGTTCAGAGCATGCTTGGCGGCACAGTAGGTGGCCGAGAATGGCACCGGACTGAAGCCAGCTATACTGGATGTGGCGGCGATGTGACCTCTGCCACCGTTCTGCTCCACGTAGTAGCGAACCACCAGGCGGCTGAGATGGACCACGGCGAAGACGTCCAGTTCGAAGAGCTCCCGATCCACCTCGATCTCGATTTCGGTCCAACTGGCTCGCTGCGATCTGCCGGCATTGTTCACTAGGACATCCAGTCGATGGAAGTGATTGAGCACCGTGTTCAAATGCGTCCCATGCTCATCTATATCCAGCATGTCCATGGGTACGACTAGGACATCCTTGGTGGCCAGTAGTCCCTTGGCCGCAGCTAGACACTCCTCTTGCACCTCCTCCAGTTGCTCCACCCTGCGCGCACTTAGCACCAGTTTCACGCCATGTTTGGCCAAACTGTGGGCCAGTGCCCGGCCAATTCCACTCGAGGCACCTGTTATCCAAACCACCTGACCGCGCATCGACGACAAGGAGACTCCGAAGCGGGACTTGTACCACAGGGCCACGTTGCAGTCGAGCAGGATCCAGAGGAGCACATAGCCCACGTAGTAGAGCaccagcaggagcagcagaaaCTCCAGGAAGGACATCTCGATTCGGATTTGGACTAGGCTCTGGCGCTGGTGGTGGGTCGGAGAAACCTTTGTCCCCTGCCGCAACGGAAGACACTGAAAGCGGGTTCTCGCCTATCAGAAAAATCTCCGAAAAGTGGGTTCATCCGATCAGCTGTTGCTGGGCATCAGAGATGGCGCAGTGACTGTGGAGTAGGTTAGTAATCACCAACTACTAAACCACTgctttctttaatttatttgaaatttttaaagtacctatatattagaaaaaaaaaatttgtaccctattcaaaatttaaacaaatttttattttaagcaaagaCTTTACATCTCAAACAATATTCAAGATTTAGTAATATTGGATTGTTTTATACTAGTCCTCTTTTTCCCTTATCTTAATTGGCACAGTTTAGAGTCTAAGATATTGTCTATTTATTCATATTATTAACTTGTTTAGTTGAAAAcctaaaaatcttaaaaaaaatcgttttaaattttttaaattaaatattttactaatacaatgtttatttttaatttcctatttctttctttacaagacacaatttaaaacaatcttTTGAATGTCATTAACAAGCAATATCTTACATATAGAACCTGTAGATATATATAGTCGCATTACGACTAAAAGTTGTTTTGTCTGCTCATCTCTGATAATTTGATTTACGTAAATGAATTGAGTCTACCCAACACTCCACCTTTGCGCCATCA
This genomic stretch from Drosophila gunungcola strain Sukarami unplaced genomic scaffold, Dgunungcola_SK_2 000001F, whole genome shotgun sequence harbors:
- the LOC128262579 gene encoding dehydrogenase/reductase SDR family member 7 → MSFLEFLLLLLVLYYVGYVLLWILLDCNVALWYKSRFGVSLSSMRGQVVWITGASSGIGRALAHSLAKHGVKLVLSARRVEQLEEVQEECLAAAKGLLATKDVLVVPMDMLDIDEHGTHLNTVLNHFHRLDVLVNNAGRSQRASWTEIEIEVDRELFELDVFAVVHLSRLVVRYYVEQNGGRGHIAATSSIAGFSPVPFSATYCAAKHALNAYLLSLKVEMRKLDISIFAPGPIATDFLQEAFTGSQGGKVGLSTANQKRMTAQRCGDLFAVALANKMDLTWCGLFPVNLLAYCARNPTLTKILGQFMTEKTLNKIREGKL